The genomic DNA CAGGCTTTCACATCATTCATCATTCACAGGGAAAGAAAAATCTTTGGGGACCAGCACATGGCTGAGTTCTAACAGTTTCTGAATGTCCAAATACTTCCCAGCCAAGATGCGTAATTATAGACTGTTGATTTATGAAAGAGAGAAGCGATTTCCTCAATGAACACGCAAACATGAAGCTACCAGCAATAGGTTGAGTGACAAGGAAAATTAAGTTATATTAAATAGAGGATTAGGTAAAGCTACAGAAAAGTCTTCACAAGAACTGTGCTTTTTTGTGCTTAGACGGAAGGAAGCCACAGTATTCATAAAGACATGTGAATTCATGTCCGTTTCATAGCAAAATACTGTCTATGCCAGTTTATTAcaaacacctgtacacctgtgCATTCATGCAACTATCCAATTAATCATGCATTCAGCAGCATCATAACGTATAGAATCCTGTAGATGTAGGGCAGGACCTTCAGATCTGACTCAAAATGGGGTAAAATATGAACTTGCCACAGTTATTGGTGCTTGATTGCAACATTATTATATCCTTCAGaatatttcagatatttatacaATCCTATTTAAAGTATGGCacggaaaacaaaacaaaacaaaataaagtcaATTGAGCCGCAGTTCTACAAGCAGAAACAGCTTGTTAATAACAAAGATGAGATGAGAACTGACAGATTCAAACTGACTGGAAGGCTATGAAAAGTTATAAAACCACTCTTTCCAACTATGGTGAGCACAAAAGCAGCTCTAAAAGCACAATACTTCAAACCTGAAGGCAATATAGGTTTACAATAGGAGAGGAACACACCAGGTTTTACTCCTGTCAACCAAAAACAAGAATCTGAGGCTACTATGGGCACATGGTACTCAGCAAAACTGGGTAAGATATAAAGAAGTTCCAATCATGGGAGTTTACAATgcagtatttttattaaacaattatttaccaataagaaatattatttttattctttcatttcaaAATATTATCATTGCTATTTATCATGTCCTATTATTATAGGActttataaaatacagtatacagtatccTGGTACGTATTCCGTAGTACAATACTATGGTACAtggtaataaaaacaaaagagtaAAAAGTTCAGAAACCTACGTAGGACCTATAAATGCATCAGAGGCATCATGTAGTGCTACAGTGCCAGGCCAGGGATTTAAGCAGCATGTAAACCTAGTGGAAATTGTATACCACCCCCCCAAAATGTCTGTGATCAGCAGATTCACCTCTACAGGAGGCATGACCAACCACTCAGCAGCAAACCAGGATTGTGCCAAAAATGAGCCGAATAACTGCCAAAAGAACATTGGCCAAAACCCAACTCCAGCCGATCGCTGAGCATTGGGGAAAGACCCTGAGGTTTTGTGGTGGGACTCCAATCTCCAGCACAGTGTACCAGCTGTGACTTGCAACAGCATCATTTAGATGACTGACACCACGTTAGTTAAACTTGGGTTATAATTTGTAAGATGATTCCTTGCTTGGGTgcagtttatattattaatacatttatattaaggTGAAAGACAATGCAGTGACCCTCACCACAACctacctgtacagtatgtgcatggtTCAAATAACTGACTGAAATatattgtttacatttattttgtaaatattaaacacGAAATAGTTTTTATCGGCTTTTTGCcatattcatattatttatgCCATAACTACACAAAATTACAACAAAATCGTGAAAACACTTACTcagtaatgtgtaaatgtggATCTTTTTCCATGAGTCATCCATTGCATGTTGTGTAAAATGTCCTTTTATGCACAGCATTCATTCAATCCTGTTATTCTGAACACATTCCCCTTTGTGAATTTCTTGAAGAccaagggaagaaaaaaaaattctctcaatTTTTGccctgtatttttctttcttattttttaatttttttttttttagcagatttTTTTGAGATATTGCCAGATTTTGACTGGTCCAAGAAGCTCCAGCTGAAAAGAGTggtttgaacttttttttcaccTGGTAGTGGTAAGATCCTGCTGATCGTCCTCACTCCTGAACTCCTCAAATGCTAGCAGGAAGTTAAGCGCTTATCTTGCCATTCACTTCACTTTACTGCTTAGAGTTACAAATACTCAATGATAGCCCAAACATGGCCCCACCTGGAACATTACATCAAATACAGGCTTGagccatctttctttttttagtataaACTAACATTCATTTAATCtgcatcatttattttagtttataaaGTAATGCGAACAattgttttactgcgacagacTACAAAGTAGCTAAAGATGCAATTTAAAAACTGGCTGTTTATGCATCAACCTCAGCAGCatccttatttcccctctcatctgttccaaccatttAGTTTTTTAGCATCACAGGAAAATGATTTATGGGTCAATGTGTGGATTaccaaaaaaacattcctctgaagctgaaacaggtacagggactggactgaaaagtACTATCTGGCTCTCTGAAAgcaaaatctaaagaaattatGGGTGACtgaagacttttgcactgtattttatatacagtactatttaTTATGATCAGTCATctatattattgattaaatacATTTCCAGGCAAATAAAGGTATGCTTGTTTTATCGTAAAGTTTGTAGAAGGCTGTACGCACCTGTCTGCAGGTCAACGCCCTCCTCCTACTCCCCCCACCGCCCCCACCCATCGTACCCCTGCCCCAGAGTGCTAAGTAATAATTCAAGATAGGAGAGAATGAAAAGTGAGAGGCCTATTCATTAAAGTACGATGTCACATCTAATGCATTTTGCACTTCAGACCTTGGCGGGAAGTCCATTACGTTCCTCCTACCAGGATATTGCATGCTGGGTAGGACAGAAATTCATTATTCTACAACATGACTACATTAGCTTCATAGTAACCACCTGCACCGTCTTCCTCTCCAATAACAGCAGGATAGCTGCTTCATTTTCTTATCCCTCTAATTTAAGCTCTTGACTTCACCACccttcactttttcttttttgattgtTCATGCTTTCCTCTAATCTATTCTTCCacctacttcttcttcttcttcctcctctctcATGTTGGGTTTTAGTGACTGGACAAAGAGGCGTGTGATTGAAACAAACACTTGACATTTATCACAAATGCCAGGGCTGTTAATTAGGATCCTGAGAGCTCTTTAGAAATCTAATCATTACTTGAGCAGCCTACTGAACTCACTGGTTTACTACCAGCCAGGCTAAAACCTGAGCAGCTCACAAACCAACATATGTTCAATATGTGAAATAATTAATGCTAGGtatgttaataaatatatacaggtaTTATCATTAGTAAGGACAGTATCGTATTTAGATAAgtaacagtatatacagtacagaaagATGCATTATATTTGCAAATGAAGTAATTTTCTTGCTTCATGTTTTGAAAGTTAAAAAACCCACTAAAGTTCAGTAATGAatatttcatgacttgacctttgcaactgaaaaaaaaacaaaacaaaggacAATGTTTTCCTTTAAAGCAAAGAAGCATCACTttacaagtgataaaagaaATTGCCTTAACATTGAATTGATTTCGAATTGATTATGTACTTTATAGTGCTGCGGTACAGAGAAGGCCGAAGGCTACAACGCCTGCCCGTTCACTTTCTACTTCATCAACTCTCTAACATCCCCACACATGTCCTGCTGttctttttttactgcttttCAGCCACATGAGGACAAACAGCATATGACTTTTACCTTGTTTGGCATGAACTCACTTCCAGAATGTATATGACAAGGCTGACACCTACCTGTGGCAGTAGGAACTGCAGGCTTTTGTGTTAGTGCTGTATATTTTTACCTACATATATACCTGTATAGTAAAATCCTGAATATTGTATAGCTTTAAAATCATTTGCAGTCCATATACGaaccatggagtttgcatgatctcctgatgcttgatgggtttcccccgggtactccggtttcttcccacagtcccgcagattaggttaattggcgttcccaaattgcctgcagtaTGTGTTCCCTGGGATGGACTGGAACATCCATCCAGTCCAGTGTGTCCCCCTACTCATGCCCTAAGTTCTTCCGCATTAGACGTCatgccccctgtgaccctgtacacatgATAAAGCGGcataaaatatgaatgaatgaatgaatggatgaatggatgtgAACCATAAGGACTACTGTAAtctttctaattattttttagatCATTAAGGGTTACCAGGGGGTATAACAATGCAGAATGGAGCTAACTGTAATTATACAtacaatatttatacatttttaattattcatgtgTATTATCATaaaaagtactttattaagTACCTCATTAACTCGCAAATCTTGTTTTGGGCACCTACAGTGGTTTAGacactttttaattaataaccCCAATCTGAGTGGCATTGACATTGaaaacaaaactaactagcAAATTTACCAGCCATACATCAATATACTTCTTTAGATTTGATCAGGGTTTGCCAAAAGTGTGCTGCGCAGACTGCCAGAATTTTGtactaatacatttttaaaaatcaagtaTATActattttatgtgtttgtttcttttcttgtttgCGGTGAGCTTTAAGCAGAGATGCATGCAAAAAACTTTGTAGGTAAAGATTGCCATATAGTTTCTCCATTGACATGTTTGTGGTTATTTGCTTGTGGTCTACATAGACATAttctcattcatttattcattcattaactcTCCCTATTGGGCTAGAAACTTCTCCGTACACCTGAGCCATGCTTGGAATGCTTGCttctctcaggaactccttaaatgacccaaacatgtggaaatggcttggagcgaggtcaggactgtatggggatgtggcaataactcacagattgtgtgtacagttccctcaGACAGACGGATCTCTTCCTCAAGTTGGCAATAAGTTATCCAAGGCATTCTTGTCGCCGAATGTTCATGAAAACGACTGCAGTggtatctgagccacctcggctaggatcgtcattcacggacgtatgtccttcttttaaacttttgcaccattttaatgttttgctgTGGCTAAAAGTTttaccactgtactgtataccttTATTCAAGAAAAAATTTGGTTTAACTTCAACGCCAGTAATTGTCTCAGAATCAGTTTCATGTCTCAGAACTTGTGTTCCTCGTCCTCAGTGACTCCTTCAAAGCTCGTACCGATGCAaatctttaaatgcattttatggtggatctgtttttaattatattgttaaGCTTATTAACACTATTTAATGTAGAGTGGAGgatatagaatataaaaaaataccattattatgtgagagacaaaataaactaaataaaatccagaaaaaagTGCATTGTCCTCAGGTTGCCCTTTATGTGTCTgctgtaatgtttttaataatggaAGATTAGGATCCTTTTTTTCTGAGGAACTATTAAAGGGAGGCGGAAAAACGCTTTATTATTAATGTGCTTCTAGGTAGCAAAGATTTAATAAAGacttactttttaataaaaaaacacatgcatccACATATTGATCTATTTTCACTTTGATTAATTTTCCTACTTTACCCATAAACCTGCATATGGTGGCATTAGGCAAGTACCCTTTACCAAGCACCCTTGGCTTGTGAATAGTTACCAGGATAGCatgtcaatcaatcaatctccCTAGTTCTGTTTGGAAATAGCATTGCTTACCTTCATCGTTTGGAtagctgtgatgcactgtgtgttcagacacctttctatcacagcCAGCATTGAGTTTTTCCTACTGCTGTAGCTCTTCTATGGGATCAGATCATACAGGATAGCCTTCGCTCCTTAGTGACACTTGGACACCCATGACCATGAGACCAGTTCACCCTCCGTGGACCACTTGATGTAGGAACTAATCACTGCATACCAGGAAACGCCACAAGACTTTAACTCTTCACACCTGTGCCGTTGCATCCTGGAACTTTGAGTCAAAcatcataatttctttttttttttttattgaacagcACTAAAAATGAAATGGTGAGGAAGAAATGAAagcctattattattttattacattcgTAAAGGTGACAGACAAATGTTACTTCCTTgcaggaataaaaataaatactgcacCAATTATTTTTCTTACAGCATTACATTATAACATTTTTTACTAATGTAGGTATTTATAATGTCCCTTTTTTAACATTACaatatcttaattttttattcctCTGTCTGTTTACTGATATTATAGTTATAGTGCCCCCTAGTGGCAAATAGAGTGCAAGACAACATTCAAGacataatgaatttatttaaagagTTGTTTGTCTATAAAAACAAGACATATTTAGGCTGATTTCTTATTACTGAGTAGGCTGATTTCtgattgctgtttttttgtctaaaaaaacaCATGAGGTGTTAGAGCGgccaaaaaaacccacacacaaatAGTACTGTGAACGTCGCAGTAGGCCATTTTTAACCATGTTTGCCTAACGATCGTATTGTTGTAGTACTGGGGTAAGATGTATATTTGTTCAGagtatcacttttttttttttgtcttttttgtgaaGACAACTTCCTTTCTGTTCTGTAGTCTTGTTGTTGAAAACATGCCTGTTAATGCTGTTTAATAAAAAGAcaatgttcattattttttgcataattttaaTAGAGATATATTTGCATGAATCACTGACAGTCATTAACCTCAACCACATTCAACAGCTGATGCATCGTGTGCCCTTAGTGACATTACATTTTTCACAGTTTCTGAAATATATTTCACGTTTTAAAACAGGACACATAAAACATTTCCATACAACATTTACCAGTTTTAAAAGTTATCTGCAATACTACTATAGTTATACTCTACTCTGACAAATGTATGGTACAGGTCCTCAGTTTCACACACTGTAAACCTCTGAAATGGTTTTGACCTGAAGCGTGTGCTTTGCTTTCAGCAAGATTTTCTTACATGCAAGTGAAGAGCAGCAGCAGCCGAATAGACAGATTTGCATTAAATTGCTTTGACAAATGTCCTTTGTGGACGAGCCAGGAGAATGCACGCAGTCGTACTTGCACGAATTTTGTAAACATATTACAACACACAGTATAGTTATTTCAGGAAAAGCAAAAAGACCAGCATAAAAAGATTTCTGTATATGTAATGTGACACCATTATAGATTTTTAAAGATgtgctaaaaaatttttttttaaaaattaacaattaTTTGGTCCAACATTAAATCTATACCAGAAACTTAAGCGTTCTGCCTCATTAAGGCTGATCCTCAGCAGGAACTGCATCACAAATCGCCATCATCAGAGAACACCGCTCTGATATAGCTACAAAAGTTATGAAAGTATAGGAAggctttagtttaaaaaaaaaaaaaaaagcgaccATGTTCAGCCAAAATATGTTTAGTGTCCAATGGTTGCTTCTGTAGTTTGTACTCGAGCTAAGAGTGTAAAGTTCTTTAAAAGTAATGGGGTGGGTGTGGTTGGggcgactttttttttctttctaggaAACCACATAGTTATtaaataaagccaaaaaaagATGATGTGGTTTGTGACCCAGTGGAATCTATTATCATGAGACCTCTGTATTACAGAGGTGGTCATGCTGGAAAGCCAGGTCAGCTTGTTTACATGAGATTCTATTTGTTAGCAGTCTGTCCTCAAGCCCCTGTCTCCAAAATTGTTGAAATCTAGAGGCTAGGTTAGAAGTGTATTTTAATATGGGTTTTCCTCAAATCTCATGGTTTACTCCCAACCCAATAAACATGTTAGATCAGCTATTCTTGTAATAAAGGAGTCCGTGGGTGTACTTTATAGGGTACATTCCTGCCTCAAAGCCAGAATTCCTGAGATCCACCATGAccttgaccaggataaagcagttactgaagACGAATGATGGTCAGTAATGATATCACCATATTAGACTCTTAGCTCTGACACAAAATAAACTAGCAGACATCAAGCATTCCTTGACTGATAATGGACCCGTGAATATCTAACTAGGATTTGGTCTTCAGGATTTAATAGAAATCAGTTTAAAAAGGTTTGTACAGTTCAGCTGATGATGAAGACTCTGGGGCCTTCTTCTCTCATTGGTGGGAGGCTGTCCACGTTTTCAATAAGAATGTGCTTGTCTTCCCTCTTTCCTGGGCTATTCAGGGCCTGAGGCTGGCACAGATTATTTCTCAGCTCATTCAAGGTGACACGCAGATCCTTGAAAAGATGAAGCATGCTCACACCAAGAACGATGACCAGGAAGCCTCCGATGGTGCCCACGACGTCCACGGCTGACATAGAGTTCCATTCTTTAAACAAGATGATGGAGGTGGTGAGCACCACGCTGGTGAAGAACACGTAGTAGATAGGGTAGACAAGCAGCGTGTTAAAGGTGTCCAGAGACTTGTTCAGGTAGTTGATTTGGATGATGACGGAAGCCACTAGAGTCAGCAGGAGTATCCAGGTAAGAGGATTACTGAGGACGGTGGGCTGGACGATAACTGTACGGAGGAAGATGCCCAGGCCCTTCACTGAAGACACGGTGAAGGCTCCGAGCAACGAGCAAATGCTTATGTAGATTAATATGTTGGTGTGACCAATGCGAGGAGAGAAGTAGAAGATCATAATCAGACAGGCTATGAGAAGGATGCTGGCAAAAACTAGGAAACCTTGAGGAGACAAAAGATGATGGTTAGCTCTTGTCCTTACCTTTttccaaggttttttttcttgatttataATCAACATATGCTATAAAATTCATTAGACATTAGGAAAAACCAAGCAACAAATCTACCCCCACACAGACTAGCTTTTGGGCTGTCTTTAAAACCTCAAGACACCTTCCTTCAGAAGTTCTTTAGATCTTTTTCAAGACAACAATAGTATGAGGGCTTTTGAAAATTAGCCCTGAAGACATCTGATGTCTTAAACTTTTTCAAGCTTGAATGGGTTCTATTAACACCATGTTATATTGGTAGAAAAAATGTTCAGCGTGAATCTACTTCATTCCTACTCCACACTGTTAGCACTACAACGACTATTTCTGCTGTGACCATCTTGAGAACGAGGACACTCTGCATTACTGCCTCAATACTCAGATTGAAGCAAAGACTTGAGGAAGAAAATGAATTGGGACATAAACTTAGTCTAATTTAAAGTTTGGCAAGATAACCTTTGCCAATTTGCTAACACTTACTAGCTCTGTTTCACATATGTTAGCAGCCTCTCTTTGCTAATTCCAGGTTAGACTAGCATCAGTTCCAGGAGCTAATATTGGGTAGGGAGCAAGTCAAATTGTAGCTAAAGGTAAAGACTGAAGGATAACTTTTTTGTGATTCATTTAACTATGTAGCATGTGTCAGAAATGAAAAGATGTTTTGTCAAGCAAAATGGCTTGGTTACTtcatacagttaaaaaaaaaattagcacgTAAGAGTTCAGTAACAGAAGTTACTTCTTacataaaaacatgacaaacatCCTTCCATTAGTAACaactattatattttattatatatatatatatagttacaaATATTAACAACCATTAGTCAATATTTGACTTTCCAATAACTTGTACTTTGACTTTAGTCTAATTTCTCAGTATAttttccactgcttttttttttttttttcaggcttctgattaaattttttccaCCTCAGAATTTACCCCCACTCCTAGCCTAAATGCAGTTGTTCCTCTTTgtgcgttaaaaaaaaaaatagataaacagatatttttacaaacatataaatatgaatataaattagAAACTGATCTGAAGGTATTGTTGTTCTTGATATTGCATTAAAATGTATGCTTCATAAAGGAATCCCATTGTCATCAACACACACGAAAGTTACTGATCCCTGTTTAACAACACCTTTACCTCGTCGCTAAATAGAACTGAGTGctacactcttacacactcatacatactgtagcatggaGCTCTTCACCTGCCCATGTGCTTCTACTACTATTTTTAAGTATTACTTCTTCAGGTCTCGTTATTATTATATCCCATTCAACCCTTATTGTCTAGATATATCCTAGTCTAATTTCATCTTTAGAACTCAAttgcatttcattcttttagTTTGCTTATGAATGCCAGTCTGCGTTCTGTAGTTAACTTCTAAGATCAATCCTTACCTCATAACATGCTTTTTATATCcttagaggttttttttttgtttgttttgtcccGATATTCTCATGTATTGTACTTAATGTTATAAAATAGAGTTTAACATCAGTCACAAATCTAATTTGTCgggaggtgttgattaatttgatCTAACAGTTTCTCT from Clarias gariepinus isolate MV-2021 ecotype Netherlands chromosome 19, CGAR_prim_01v2, whole genome shotgun sequence includes the following:
- the nipal4 gene encoding magnesium transporter NIPA4: MLVIHLTSDSEGNGTVITLVCPSSTSGCVIDSEKASNWTLSSEYNSTAAVPALSSDKWSKCDFWIGLTLAVLSAFLIGGSVILKKKALLRLAANGETRAGEGGHGYLKDWLWWGGLLTMGGGEAANFAAYMFAPATVVTPLGALSVLFSAMLSSHLFGETMNLIGKLGCMLSLLGSTIMVIHAPEEEAVTTLDEMTDKLLDPGFLVFASILLIACLIMIFYFSPRIGHTNILIYISICSLLGAFTVSSVKGLGIFLRTVIVQPTVLSNPLTWILLLTLVASVIIQINYLNKSLDTFNTLLVYPIYYVFFTSVVLTTSIILFKEWNSMSAVDVVGTIGGFLVIVLGVSMLHLFKDLRVTLNELRNNLCQPQALNSPGKREDKHILIENVDSLPPMREEGPRVFIIS